CGAGTTTCATTCCCGTATAAATTTCTCGCTTCCCTCGGAGAATTTCTGCGAGTTTGGCAAACTGGTGAGGGGTTGTGGGAATGGGACGCGATGCAAGATCGAGTGCGGTGCTATTTTCTTCAACGAGTTCTGATAAATGAAGGCGATAAAATCCTTCTGCTGCGTGCAAACAATTTTCAAAGGAACGATGAATTTTAATTAAAGGAATTTCTTCTTGAGGCGCGAGTTTCCATTGTTCTTCTGAGTGTTCAACCCAACGATCGCTGTGCGCGCGACACTGTTCTGGTTCGTCGATGGCAACGATCGTATTTTCGGGTAAATAATCCAACAATGAGGCGGGTTTCTCAAAGGCAACACCCAAAAAACGTCGCATTCCTTCTTCAACAATTTCCTCATTTTCCAATGCCGCGGCAATGATAGGAGAAAAATGGGTGGGGGTTAGGGATAATTGCGCGATCGCGTCCAAAGATCGTTGGGTGCTAGGATCGAACTCCCGTATCCTCTCCAATTCATCCCCAAACCACTCCAAACGCACTGGAAGTTCCGATGATACCGGAAACACATCCACCAAATCCCCTCGCCGACTCCACTGTCCCTCCGTCTCCACCAACGCAACCCGTTTGTATCCCAATCGCGCCAATTGCCGATCCAAAGTTTTTGAATCCAAATCCATTCCCGTTTGCAGCGTCAAGCAATAGGTTTGAAACACCTCCGATGGGGGGAGATGGGGTTGGAGGGATCGCTCCGTTGCCACGATCGCAATCGGGAACTCATTTCCCTTCCCAGATAATTGAGACAACACCTGCATCTGTCCCCAAATCGTCTCGTATCCCGAACCCAATGGCTCGTAGGGCGACGCTTCTGAGGTGGGATAGAAAAAAACCTGTTTCCACCCCATCGCCTCTAATTGAGCTGCCCAGCGCCCTGCTTCTTCCAACGTGGCACAAACCGCAAACAGATTGCACTCCTCCGCCTGCGCGAGAGTTGTCGCCACTAATCCCTTGGGGAGGCGAGACGCGCCATTGAAATGCAACGATTTTTGGGTTTGTAGCTTATTGCGTAATTCTTGAGTGAGGGGCGATCGCGCGAGAGTGCGGATAACAGAATTAAAAGCCATTGGAAGTCAGGATGAACACATCGAACTAACTACCATACTACGGAAGACTCTACAATTTATTGGAATCTAACGACAAGGGTAAAATTGAAAAAAAAAGAGAGCCACCGAGGTGACTCCCCCAATCATCAGGGTGCATCTACTACTTAGAAATATAACACAAGGGGTGGGGGGTGTCACCCCCCATTAAGATTTTTAGGGAAATTTTTGTTAATTAATCCTAGGTTTCTGGATAAGCCACTCTAATGAATGTAGTCGTTATACTGAGCTTCGCAAGAACCTCGTTTGCAAACAACGCTTTGATTCGTTTCTAAGGAGGAAAATGAAAAGCCTATTACTTCACGTCTGGAATGCATTAAGCCTCTATAGCGGTTGGATGGCTTGGAATCTATTTTTAGCTTTTATTCCTTTTGCCTTAAGTCTCTTACTCTTTCGTCAGAGCGGACGCTCTCGTACAATCCTGTGGTGGGTTGCTTTTGTCGTCTTTATTGCCTTTTTACCCAACGCCCCTTACCTGCTCACCGATATTATCCACCTCATCCGAGCTACTCGCGACGACTTTTCCATTTGGGTTATTACCCTTGTTTTCATCCCCCAACACACCTTAGTCATTCTCGCGGGTTTTGAAGCCTACGTTCTCTCCTTAATGAACTTTGGCAGTTATTTACGCGCCCAAGGATCTGGTAAATTTGTTCTTTGGGTCGAGTTAATCACCCACGCACTCTGTTCGGTTGGAATTTATCTGGGACGCTTCTTGCGGTTTAACAGTTGGGATCTCGTCACTGCTCCCGATCGCGTGGCTTACAGTATTATTGACGATCTGACAGCGAAACGTCCTATTTTTGTAATGGCTGTCACCTTCGTCATTTTGACGGTTTTATACTGGCTCTTCAAACAAATTAATCTAGGACTGATGCTGAGAATTCGTACCGCGCGCACTGCAAAATCGATCCCCGCGCGATCGCGCTAATTCAATCAATCAAGCAGCTCCTTCCTTCAAACTTGCTAGAATTTCTATAATTCCCCATCGATGCGCGATCGTATTCCTGTGCTGCGACGAGCAGATTGGACAAGGCTTGAACCGCGTCACTATCTGCCTGGGGAGACCATACAACCGCTTCAGTTGATGAGAGTTGGTGCAGAAGTGAGTTTTCTTCGCTACTCTCTTGTGCTGGTTCTAAGCGACATCCGTCCTCTTCGGCAACTGCAAGGAGAAGAAAGTGGATCAGTCGAAGTTTATCTTGATGGGATAGTTGACTGACTGTTGGTAAAAGTTCGCTGAACAGCATAACTTGTGATGGGTATCGACAATCTACGTCCAGTTTAACGGCCGTTTGCTGTACTGACGCGATCGCGCTCAACATGAACATTGGGCGATTCTTTGTGATAGATTTAGTTGTTAGAATTAAATAGCTAATTTTGTCGCGTAACTCTAATCAAAAATCGTAGCGCTTCATTGACTGCATCAGCATCGGGGAACATCTCCGCAACATCCGGTTCCAAACGAACAGTTACTCCCCCAAAGCTTTTACGTCCAGAACCTAATTTTCTAACTCTTAGATTCTTTAGGTTGTACTCTGAGCGCAGTTCATCTTCCATTTCTAGCTTATCCTTCTTCATAAACTTCGCGTTCGGATCGTGTTACTTCCCTAGCACTAATGAGACGAATTGAATCTTTTCTTTCTGTATATGACACAATTAGCAAACGTCCTCGTTGTGACTCCCCAACAATAAGATAACGCTCTTCATCATCTGAATGGTCTGGATCGTAGAAGTCGATGTAAAGTGGATCGTCAAAGACTGTTTTAGCTTCTTCAAATTCCACTCCGTGCTTAGATAAATTCCTTGCTGCTTTGTTTTCATCCCACTCAAACTTCACGTATTTACTAGAGTTGTTCTAACTTTTGTAGGGTTTCGATATCCGCGTGCAAATCTTCGAGATCGTAATGAACGCAAATTCCACGCTTCGCGAGTTCTAATCGCAATTCGGCTTCTGACAACTTTGCAGCCTGAAGAATTTCATTGGGAATGACAACGCTCATGGTCTTTAATTCTGCATGATAGCTGCATCTTAGCATTTTCTCCCGTTTGGGCGCGATCGTTTACTCTGAAGATTGTGATGTTAGGCTCCTTCTTACTGACTTTTTTCTGATTCTGTTTTTGCTGGTGAGGATGGCAATAATTCTTGTATTTTTTCTACCCATTTCGGAAATCCAGATGGAAATAACTTGGGGTAAATAATGAGTAACAGTATTCCCATAAGAGCGGAGAAGAAAGAGAAAATAATTTGTCCATTTTGCATCCAAGTCAGAAAATTAGTTAATTTTGACTTAAGATTTGTGAAACTTGAAGATTCTTCTATTATTGAAACATCTACATTTAAATTTTCTACAATTCTATCTTTTGTGTGAATAGTATTAGCTAGGCAAACAAAATCATATGTTTTTTTGTATTCTTGATTGTGAATTAAATCTCTATGATCGTAAGTCCGCTTAAATAATTCAAATGAATAAATCGTGCTAATTTTCTTAGACCTGAGAATCATATATAGATCGACTAAGTAGCTTTTAAGAACAGCAGTTACGTCAAAAATATGTAAAATGCGATCTCCATCTCTCAGAAAATAATCAATCTCTTCTTCTAGTTCTTGATAAAACATTACTTTAGTATCAAGATAAAGATTTTCTATTTCTCCATATCGCTTTTGACTAATAGAGTCTATTTCAATATCTATTGATTCCCATTTATCTCCATCTTTCTTCAAATAAATTGCTTTTAGCAAGCTACTTATTTGGGTTTTGATATTTTGTTTTAATCTATCTAACTTATCCCTTGCTCTATTGATCTTTCCTTTATCTTCTATGATTTCTATCAAAATAGCCTGACTGATATTCTCGTAATAGGATTTACAATGAGCAATGACGTTGATATATGGATCGGGAATCTCAGATGTTGTAAAAATATAAAGTTTGGTTTCCGTCATATCTTTAATTTTTGTCACTTTATCATTGCAATTATCGATTTTGATTGAGCCTTTAATTGTTTGTTTGACAATCATAAGATTATTAATTGCTTGAGAGATATTTTTTCCTACTCCACAACTCATTGATAAACCAGTATATCCAGAAAAAATTTGTGTTATTTTTTCCAAGAACTGATGATTATATTGCTCAGAGTCATACTTGATTAATATGTCATCTCCTCCAGAAATGATGATGTTTGCACCTTCTGATAAATGAATAAAACTTTCGATTTTAAAAATTGCAAATTTAATGCTTTCCGATAAGCGTGATGCTTCTTTGATTTTACCGTTATTTAGCAAATTCTCTATGGAAATTCCAATGTTGTCTCCATCAAAGAAAGCATACTTAAAAGTTTTTGATTGAGTCGGATGACTTTCATGAATTATTTGCATAACAAAAATTAAAACTCAATATTTTTCTTGTTTTTAATTGAGTCTCTTTCCAGATTTAGAAACAAACATTTATAAGCACTATTCTTTTTTCTAGCAAGTTTTGTAACTTAGAATTATAAACCGAATAGAAATCAAATTAATTGTCAGTAGCTTGATCTTTGATAATAGCATTTTTTTTAACCTGTTTCTTTCCTTAAGATTAATCCAAAACCGCACTCCGATTCAGCGCAATCAACTGTTTGAAACTATCATTATCTAACTCCGTTAACCAAGACTCATCGGAACCCACAATCGAAGCGGAAAGCTTCTTCTTATCCTCAATCATTTGATCGATGCGTTCCTCCAACGATCCTAACGTGACGAACTTGTGGACAAAAACATTCTTTTCTTGTCCAATGCGGAAGGCGCGATCTGTGGCTTGATCCTCCACTGCGGGGTTCCACCAGCGATCGAAATGGAAAACGTGGTTTGCTTTGGTGAGGGTGATTCCTACGCCGCCTGCTTTGATGGAGAGGATGAAGATGCTGGGAGGGGTTGCCGGATCTTGGAATTCCGCGATCGCGCGTTCTCTTTTTTTCCTTGAAGTTCCGCCGTGAAGGTAATAAGTATTGTAGTGATTGTTGTGGCGCAGGTGGCGTTCTAAAGCTTCGCCAATTTCGGTAAACTGGGTAAAAACGAGCAGGCTTTCTTGTTCTGCGATCGCTTCTTCAATCATTTCTTCGAGGCGGGAAAGTTTGCGCGATCGCGTGGGACTAAATTCGCTATTATCCTGAAGAAATTGCATCGGATGGTTGCAAATTTGTTTCAGTTTCATCAATGTGGAAAGGATCATTCCCTTACGTTGAATTCCTTCGGCAACTTCTAACTGCTTTGTTACCTCTTTAACCACCGCTTCGTAGAGAGAAGCTTGCTCTTTTGTCAGGTTACAATAAACCTTCTGCTCCACCTTATCCGGCAAATCTTTAATAATCGCCTTATCAGTTTTAACGCGCCGCAAAATGAAAGGTTCCACCAGTTTTTTCAACGTCACTGCTTGTATGCGATTGTTATCCTTTTGGATGGGAATTTCAAACGCCTTGCGAAATTGCGTTTGTTTCCCTAAATAACCGGGATTGAGGAAGTTAAAAATCGACCACAAATCCAGCAAGCGGTTCTCTACAGGCGTTCCCGTCAATGCGAGGCGGTGGGGTGCATCGAGTTTTAAAATTGCCTTCGTTTGCGCTGCTTTCGGGTTCTTGATATTCTGCGCCTCATCTAAAACAATGCGCTGCCATTCCACACTAGCAAAGAGTTTCGCATCCTTGCGTGCGAGGGTGTAGGAGGTGATAACCACATCCTGTTCTGCACTAATCTTTTTGAATGCTTTGGTTTCCGACGCGCGATCGCTCCCGTGATGGACAATCGTGCGAAGATGGGGTGCAAACTTGCCAATCTCCTTTTGCCAATTTCCCAACACCGAAGTGGGTGCAATTAACAGCGTCGGCGCAACAGTTTCGATATCTATGCGTTCCTGAACCAACCGCGCAATTACCTGTACCGTCTTCCCCAAACCCATATCGTCCGCCAAACAGCCATTCAATCCCAGGGTTTCCAAATAACTCAACCAGGACACCCCTCGCTTTTGGTACTCCCGCAGCGTCCCCTCAAAATTCGGCAACTCCTCCACCAACGCCAACCGACTCTTATCATTGAGTTTGCGCAGCATTTCCTCCAAGGAATCGTCCCGTTCGATGTCCCACTCGTCCCCCGCTTCCGCCTCCTTCTGCAACAACTCCATCAGCGACATTTCTGGGTTTTCTTCTCCATGCTTTTGCCAGAACTCCAGCATTTGCTGCATTTTTGCCGAGTCGAGTTCCACCCACTCCCCCCGAAACTGCACTAAGGGAGACTTTGCATTCACCAACTGTTCCCACTCTTCCGGCGTTACCGCTTCATCGCCGATCGCGAGTTGATATTGATACTGTACCAAGCGATCGAGACTGAAATACCCTTTATTTTCTGACTTGCTTGCAGACTTACTTTTCGACACCTTGAGGCGCAATTTCGCGCGTTTTCGACCTTGAGGAGTCCACCAGGCGGGAATAACCACCTTATACCCCGCATCCTCCAAGACCCACGCCGTTTCTTTCAGGAATTCAAAGGCATCGTCAAGATCCAGCAAAACCGATGCGGGTTTGTCAGTTTCCAATCCGTCCCACAGTTTCGGATAGATGCGCGCCGCATAGCCGAGATTCAACAATAAATTCGACTCGAATTCTTTACCCAACTGCTTGTGTAGCGTTGTTTTCTGTTTCTGCGTCGAACGCCAATAATCCAGCAGGGAAAGGCGGAGGGAGGGATCGCTTTTTGGCGCAACCAGGAAGTGTAATTCCCACGGTTCTTCCTCCTTTTGTGGCGTTTGCAATTGGAAATAAAGATTAAAGGGAATTGCCGTTTGCGTGTGACCGATTTTGTGCCGCCACGCCTGCCATTCCTGGTATTCTTCTAAGGCAAGGTCGCTATTACTGGGAAGATCCGCGCGATCGAAATTAAAACATTTCTCCAACAGCGTTCCCGCGATTTGTCGCTCAAATTTCGCCGTACTGGGAGTGTGGGTAACAATCTCCGTCAGCAAACATTCGGAAAAGTGCCGCAACAGCGTTTCCGGATCGTAGAATGTAGGCGGTTCCTGTATCGTCTCAAACCCCGACGCACACACCAGTGGCATTGCTTCCCCATATTCCTTTAAATGGGTTTCATAGGATTCCGAAACGATCTCCCACCCCGCATAAATCTCAAACGCCGAAAACTTCGACTTCTTCCGTCCCTTCGCTGGTTGTCCCGCATCCCGATACCGCAACGCAGGGATATAGCGATCCTTCAAAATCTCCTGTTTCAACGCTTGGGTGTAGCGATACCAAAACAGCAAATCCGCACCCAGTTGCAATTCCTCGGAACCGTACAGCGTCAGGAAATGCAAGTCATTGAGCAAGTGAATAACATTATTCACCGTCGCGTAAGTATAAGTACTCGTCTTCACCTGTGTCGCCACCAAATAGCAGTCTACTTGCCAGTACTGCAACTCAAACTCTTCCGGTAACTCGGTTTCCAAATAACGAGACAGTTCCAAGGAGGGGAGGGGTTGTGCCTCTGCGGTGGGGAGAAGGAAGTATTTTTGAGCGATACTTTCACTTTTTTCTTTAATTCCCAACCCATTCGCGAGGAACGAAACTAACTCTTCCTGCTGCAAATGATAGGGGTGAATTTCACTACTTTCCTTCCGCTTTTTCTTCGTTTGGGTTGTCTCCACCCACAAATAGAATGCACCCGTGCGAATAAAGTGGTTTCCTTCTTCTGGAATCCAAGTCCCGTGCAGAATTTTCACGCTCTCAGCAACCCCTTACGTTCAACTCTGCCATGATTTTATAGGGTTTTGGGTAAAGCGCGCGATCGGGAGGGGGGAGAAAATGCGTTCTAAAATCAATTTTGTATAATAAGTGGTCTAGACTGCTTCCACACAACGGAATTCTATTGATAGAAGTGAGTTATGGCAAAATTTTTCTATAAAGATAGACAATATGAAGTCAGTGTCTCTCCTGAAAGTAATGAGCAGGAGATTTTGATATTAACTAACTCAGATGGCGTGGAGCTTACAATTAGGGAAGGAGAGAAGAAAGCAGTTAAGAGAGATTCGCAAGACAATCTTGAAGAAGTTGATCTACAAACTGCACAATATAAGAACTTTTACGACAGTCTCATACAAGAAGCTAGAAAAGTAGTTAAAAAAGACTCGCAAGATAAAGTTAAAAGCTTTTTCAAGGCTCTTGAGGTTCAATATGAAGAACGAGTACAAGATTTCCATCAAACTCTCAATATAGTTGTCATTGGCAATGTTAGTTCAGGTAAAAGTTCTTTGATTAATGCCCTTTTAAGGCGTACACGTCAAAATGCTCTTATGAAAGTAGGTGTACAAGCTGGCGTGACCACTAAATTGAATATACTGCGTTTGGATGAGAAAGTCAGACTAATAGATTCCCCAGGCTTAGGAGATGTACGTGCAGAAAATAGCGAAATAACTCAGGAATTCTTGAAAAGTATTGATGTAGGCATTTTAGTTGTAACAGGTGCTGTAGATGCATCGCAAAAAGAATATTTTAATGATCTAAAAGAAAATTGCAAGTCTTTTTTTGTTGTTTTAAATAAACGAGATGAATGGGACAGATATCATCCTCAAGCTCTCGAAAATGTGATGAATCAGTGGAAAGAGTATCTGAAGATAGATAAAATTTATCCAGTATGCACTTTTGGGTATGACTCGCAACTTTCTGACAATACCCCTCTTGATATTCGAGGCGTGATTCAGCTTAGAGAAGATATAGAAGATTTTTTGGAGTCGCAAGGAAAAAAGCTTTTACTCGCTCGGCATATGAGTAAAAAGAGGTCATATGCAAAAAAAATCGTAGTGGGAGCTGTGACAGCCGTTGGGATACAAGCTGCATTACCTGGTAAAGCACTTTTTATTACTACCACTCAGGTTATTGCAATCGGCTCCCTCTACTACCTTTATACAGGTCAAATTCTGTCTAAGGGATCTGCATTAGCTCTACTACCGGTGTTTGCAGGTCAAGCAGTCGCTACGAACGTTTTTCTATTTTTCACGTCCTTTATTCCTCCCACAGGAATCGTTGAAATAGCAGCAGCGATTACAGCAATATCCATCACAGCCGCCATGTTAGCTTCTATTAACTTTGTACTATCTAGTGGAGCAGAGCTTACAGACGAAAAGATGCTTAAGTTGAAGTTTCGAGAATATAGAGAACAGGTACAAATTATATTAAAAAACTTGGCTCTCACAGATATCACAAAAATAGGTTCTTTGAACTTTACAGATATTGTTGATAAATTAATTTAAAAGATCGCAATCGAAATATTACTCTTTACATACGTTCACCTGAGTGCAATTTCATTTAACACTTACGATAAGTGATTCAATGGCAGACAAAGAATGGCAAACAGATGAAGATAGAATGATTGCCCGATTGTTAGCTCATCGCGATGTCATCACCTGGGTTATCAAAAGATTAAAATCAGAAGGTATTTCTTGTGAGAGGACAACCGGAAATAATTCTAGTGGCGACATTCTTTATTACAAGACTGAAGATGAACCAAGAGTCAAAGAAGTTATTCGTGAAATCAACTTTAAATATAATCGAAAGTAAAGCTTTGGCAAATGCTCTACATTGAAATTAAAACCCGAAAACAGATTGATTCAACTCTAGCACGAAAAATTGTCAATAAAGGATGCGTATCTGCTGTTCTGACTACAGGAAAAATAACCAAGCCAGCTAAGAAACTTTTCGATGAATATGATATTGCATATGCAGAAAATATTCCAGAGAATATATTTACGAAGTCCGAAGCTTAGGAGGAAGACTAATGTTAGATATTACATTCTATTCCCAAGATAAAAAATCAGTTGAATTTGTTGACGTTTCAGAAGAGTTTTATGAGTGGCTCAGTCGGTCAGATTTTTCTGGGCTGGGGAAATCCGAACAGCAAAAAATGAAGGGAGATGAAGAAACGGTACAAGTTTCTGTGGTACTGCTTGAAGGCGAAAATCGGAGAAAGTTGAGCAATTTCTTACGCGATGCAATTGTCCAAGAAAGTGACGAGATGTTGAGGAAGCTAGGCGATTCACCTTCAAAACAAGAATACTTAGACGTTTCTTATCGGCTAAAATGTTTGCAAAATTTGCGTAAGTGCGTAGAGGATGAAAATATTAAGTATTTGAGTCGGGAATAATTAAACTAAGAAAATGCGCGTGTTGTCTTTTGGGATATCTCCGCGCGATCGCGCTCTAAATATATCGAACTTGATTTTGCATTTCGTCCGCAGTAACTTGGTTGAGAATAACCAACAATCGCCGTGCAATCTCTTGAGGAGGACGGCGAACCGCAAAAATTACACCATAATGCATCTGTCCTGCATCAAAATAAGCTTGTACGAGTTTTTCAAAGTCCGTTCTGTTATGAGTCACCAGAGTTCTAGCTTGACTTATTGCGTAAGTCAATTGTTCTGCATCGGTTGTGCTAAGTTGTCCTGCATCTCGTGCAGTAACAGCATCAAAACCTCTAGCTTGAAGCAATTCAGCGACTAAGATGTTGACATCTTCATCTAAGTACAAGCAAATAAATAAACTGCTCACAAATCTCTAATTAATGGATCGATTAACTCATCAGGAATGCGATTCTGTTCGATGTATTGGTTAATTTCTTCTTGGCGATCGCTGTAGTAGGTCAACGCACTAAAAACTTGTCCTAATGTTAGGTGAGGCATTCCCTTGGGAATTTCCTCCGGTGTAACACCCGTTCGCCAGGTTTCAACAATTGCTCTAACAGGCGTGCGAGTTCCTCGGATAATAGGTTCTCCGTTTAGAATTTCATCATCCCGCACAATATAAAGATATTCTGTGGCTTGAACCATGACTATCTCTGGATTTTGCTATTTTTTATTGTATCTTTTTCCTAGGGACTTTCCGCATGGCGATCGTTACCAGTGATAAATGTTCGATCGCGCTAATAGAGTTTTAGTTAAAACTCTTTGGGTATACTTCAATTTTGTGAAACGAAGAGAATACGAATCCATCGGGAACGAACAATCATGTCATCTCCTGTCGGACATAGCTTGGCGGCGGCGATCATTTATTTCTCGCGCAACAAATTCAACTCAAAGTTATGGCTTGTATGGCTGGTTGTTCTCGCCTCTATTCCCGATCTCGACTACGTTGTTCCTTTCCTGAATCGAGCGAACTATTACAATGCCAGAGTCACCCATTCTTTTGGGTTTAGCCTGTTGTTGCCCTTGTGTACGATATTCGGACTATTTCTGGCGGGAAATCGCGGTAAAACCCTAAGAATACTAGGATTACAAGCGATCGCGGCGGGCTTATCCCACCTCGTTCTTGATTTATTTGTTGGCGTAACCCCACTCCCGCTCTTTTTCCCTTTTAATTCTCACTTATTTAAACTGCCCTTTGGCATTTTACCCAGTTCCTGGACACCAGAACCCAAGCAATATTTTCCCTGGTTCCAACAACTCTTTCAAATCTTGCCGAGTTCGTGGATGCCTAATTCAAAAACCTATTTTCTCTGTCGCCAGATTCTGATTGAGTTGGGAATTCTCCTGCCGTGGATTTGGATGAGTCGGGTTTGCGCCCGAAACCGCATCGAATCATTACGCGATCGCGCGATTTTAAAAATAACCCTCTCTCTCTTGATTTCCCTTGCTTGTACGATTTGGGCGTGGAGTTTGCCCCGATAGGCAGCAATCCTGCAAATTCGTTAGCATGAATATAGCGTTTCCCCGTCTGGCAAGGCACACAACATAAAGCATGAAGCGAGTTGAAAGGTCTGGATACGGGGTATTTTGGGTATGAAGAATACCAATTCCAATGCGTGGCAGCTTAGTCGCCAATCGCGGATAACTGATAACTGAAATGACATGACTCCCAATCCGTCTCTTCTCAAATCTATCGAACAACTGGGCTATCGCGTCACTGTTGGCGATGTGGCGGCGCAAGCTGGGTTAGAGGTTAATTTTGCCCAACAAGGGTTATTAGCCCTTGCTGCGGATGCAGGAGGACACCTGCAAGTCGCTGAATCCGGTGATATTGCCTATTTGTTTCCCAAAAATTTTCGCTCGATTCTTCGCAATAAATATTGGCGATTGCGCT
This Lusitaniella coriacea LEGE 07157 DNA region includes the following protein-coding sequences:
- a CDS encoding GTPase, whose protein sequence is MAKFFYKDRQYEVSVSPESNEQEILILTNSDGVELTIREGEKKAVKRDSQDNLEEVDLQTAQYKNFYDSLIQEARKVVKKDSQDKVKSFFKALEVQYEERVQDFHQTLNIVVIGNVSSGKSSLINALLRRTRQNALMKVGVQAGVTTKLNILRLDEKVRLIDSPGLGDVRAENSEITQEFLKSIDVGILVVTGAVDASQKEYFNDLKENCKSFFVVLNKRDEWDRYHPQALENVMNQWKEYLKIDKIYPVCTFGYDSQLSDNTPLDIRGVIQLREDIEDFLESQGKKLLLARHMSKKRSYAKKIVVGAVTAVGIQAALPGKALFITTTQVIAIGSLYYLYTGQILSKGSALALLPVFAGQAVATNVFLFFTSFIPPTGIVEIAAAITAISITAAMLASINFVLSSGAELTDEKMLKLKFREYREQVQIILKNLALTDITKIGSLNFTDIVDKLI
- a CDS encoding DEAD/DEAH box helicase, coding for MKILHGTWIPEEGNHFIRTGAFYLWVETTQTKKKRKESSEIHPYHLQQEELVSFLANGLGIKEKSESIAQKYFLLPTAEAQPLPSLELSRYLETELPEEFELQYWQVDCYLVATQVKTSTYTYATVNNVIHLLNDLHFLTLYGSEELQLGADLLFWYRYTQALKQEILKDRYIPALRYRDAGQPAKGRKKSKFSAFEIYAGWEIVSESYETHLKEYGEAMPLVCASGFETIQEPPTFYDPETLLRHFSECLLTEIVTHTPSTAKFERQIAGTLLEKCFNFDRADLPSNSDLALEEYQEWQAWRHKIGHTQTAIPFNLYFQLQTPQKEEEPWELHFLVAPKSDPSLRLSLLDYWRSTQKQKTTLHKQLGKEFESNLLLNLGYAARIYPKLWDGLETDKPASVLLDLDDAFEFLKETAWVLEDAGYKVVIPAWWTPQGRKRAKLRLKVSKSKSASKSENKGYFSLDRLVQYQYQLAIGDEAVTPEEWEQLVNAKSPLVQFRGEWVELDSAKMQQMLEFWQKHGEENPEMSLMELLQKEAEAGDEWDIERDDSLEEMLRKLNDKSRLALVEELPNFEGTLREYQKRGVSWLSYLETLGLNGCLADDMGLGKTVQVIARLVQERIDIETVAPTLLIAPTSVLGNWQKEIGKFAPHLRTIVHHGSDRASETKAFKKISAEQDVVITSYTLARKDAKLFASVEWQRIVLDEAQNIKNPKAAQTKAILKLDAPHRLALTGTPVENRLLDLWSIFNFLNPGYLGKQTQFRKAFEIPIQKDNNRIQAVTLKKLVEPFILRRVKTDKAIIKDLPDKVEQKVYCNLTKEQASLYEAVVKEVTKQLEVAEGIQRKGMILSTLMKLKQICNHPMQFLQDNSEFSPTRSRKLSRLEEMIEEAIAEQESLLVFTQFTEIGEALERHLRHNNHYNTYYLHGGTSRKKRERAIAEFQDPATPPSIFILSIKAGGVGITLTKANHVFHFDRWWNPAVEDQATDRAFRIGQEKNVFVHKFVTLGSLEERIDQMIEDKKKLSASIVGSDESWLTELDNDSFKQLIALNRSAVLD
- a CDS encoding DUF1361 domain-containing protein, coding for MKSLLLHVWNALSLYSGWMAWNLFLAFIPFALSLLLFRQSGRSRTILWWVAFVVFIAFLPNAPYLLTDIIHLIRATRDDFSIWVITLVFIPQHTLVILAGFEAYVLSLMNFGSYLRAQGSGKFVLWVELITHALCSVGIYLGRFLRFNSWDLVTAPDRVAYSIIDDLTAKRPIFVMAVTFVILTVLYWLFKQINLGLMLRIRTARTAKSIPARSR
- a CDS encoding metal-dependent hydrolase, with translation MSSPVGHSLAAAIIYFSRNKFNSKLWLVWLVVLASIPDLDYVVPFLNRANYYNARVTHSFGFSLLLPLCTIFGLFLAGNRGKTLRILGLQAIAAGLSHLVLDLFVGVTPLPLFFPFNSHLFKLPFGILPSSWTPEPKQYFPWFQQLFQILPSSWMPNSKTYFLCRQILIELGILLPWIWMSRVCARNRIESLRDRAILKITLSLLISLACTIWAWSLPR
- a CDS encoding UPF0175 family protein; the encoded protein is MSVVIPNEILQAAKLSEAELRLELAKRGICVHYDLEDLHADIETLQKLEQL
- a CDS encoding DUF433 domain-containing protein → MVQATEYLYIVRDDEILNGEPIIRGTRTPVRAIVETWRTGVTPEEIPKGMPHLTLGQVFSALTYYSDRQEEINQYIEQNRIPDELIDPLIRDL
- a CDS encoding DUF5615 family PIN-like protein translates to MSSLFICLYLDEDVNILVAELLQARGFDAVTARDAGQLSTTDAEQLTYAISQARTLVTHNRTDFEKLVQAYFDAGQMHYGVIFAVRRPPQEIARRLLVILNQVTADEMQNQVRYI
- a CDS encoding BrnT family toxin, whose translation is MKFEWDENKAARNLSKHGVEFEEAKTVFDDPLYIDFYDPDHSDDEERYLIVGESQRGRLLIVSYTERKDSIRLISAREVTRSEREVYEEG